In Streptacidiphilus sp. P02-A3a, the DNA window GCCCGGAGCCGGGCAGGCTGCGGGCCTTGGTCGCCCGGTAGAACCGGTTGAAGACCCGGTCCAGGTCCGCCTCGTCGATCCCCGGCCCCCGGTCCAGCACGGCCACCCGGCCCGCGTCCACGGTCAGCAGGATCTGGCTGTCGCCGGTGGCGAACTTGGCGGCGTTCTCGACCAGGTTGCTCAACGCCCGCTGCAACGCCTGCGGGCGGCCGGTGACCAGGAACGGCCGGGCCACCACCAGGATCTCCCGCCCGGTCCGGCGGCGGGCCAGGTCGGCGACCCGCTCGGCCAGCGCCTTCAGGTCGACCTCGGTCGGCTCCTCGGCCTCGCGGCGGTCGGCCGCCAGCTCCACCAGCTCGTTGACCAGCACGGTCAGCTCGCGGGTCTCCGTGGCCAGGTCCTCCAGCAGGCCGTCCCTGGACTCCGGCGGCAGCTGGTCGAGCCGGGGCAGCGCGGCGATGTTGGTCCGCAGCGAGGTCAGCGGGGTGCGCAGTTCGTGCCCGGCGTCCTGGACCAGTCGGCGCTGGTCGTCCTTGGACCGGGCCAGCCGCCCCAGCATGTCGTCGAACGCCCGGCCCAGGCGGCCGATCTCGTCCGCGCCGCGCCGGGGCACGTCCACGTCCAGCTGCCCGGTCGAGGCCACGTGCTCGGCCGCGCCGGTCAGGGTGACCAGGCGGCGGGTGATCCGTCCGGCCAGCCACCAGCCGGAGGCCCCGGCCAGCAGCACCACCAGACCGGCCAGCTCCGCGATCCGGTGCAGCAGCGCCTGTAGCAGCTGGTCGGTGTCGCTGAGCAGCTGGCTGAGCTGCACCGCGCCGCGCCCGCCGCCGAGCGAGACGGTCACCACCCGGTAGTGGCTGCCCTTGGTCACTTCGAGCACGTTGTGCGTGCGCCCGGCGCCGCGCATCCGGGCGTAGCTGACGTCCTCGCGGCTGACCGGCAGCACCACGTCGGTGTTGCCCGCGTCGGCGGACTCCACCACCGCGCCTGCCGAGTTGAGCACCTGGATGCCGATGTCACCGGACTGGATCAGGCTGTCCCGCAGGTCGTTGGAGCTGCCCTTGGACGGCAGGAAGGTGTCCGGCGTGAGCGAGGACCCCTGCACCGAGGACTTCAGGCTGTTCAGCGAGTCGACGAAGTCATTGGTCCGGTCCCGCCTGATCATGCTCGCGGCGGAGTCGTAGCCGAGCCCGCCGACGAGCACCGCGACCAGCGCGGCGACCCCGGCGAAGGCCACCGAGAAGCGGATCCGCAGGCCCCCGGAGGGTCCTTGGCGCAGCGCCCGGGACAGGCCGAGCGGGGACAGCAGCTGGAACGGGAACGGGCTCACAGTTCGGCGCTCACGCGGTCTACGGCTCACGCAGCGAGTAGCCGACGCCGCGGACGGTGTGGATCAGCGGCGGAGCGTCCGGGAGCTCCAGCTTGCGGCGCAGGTAGCCGATGTAGACCGCGAGGTTCTTCGAGCCGGGGCCGAAGTCGTAGCCCCAGATCCGGTCGTAGACGGTGCTGTGGTCGAGCACGATCCCGGCGTTCCGGGCCAGCAGCTCCAGCAGGTCGTACTCGGTGCGGGAGAGCGCGATCTCGATGTCCTGCCGCCAGACCCGGCGCGCGGTGGGGTCGATCCGCAGGTCGCCGACCTCGATCAGGCCGTCCGCCGGGTGCACCGACTGGGTCGACGGCGGATCCGCCGGGACCGGCAGCGGCAGCGCCCGGCGCAGCAGCGCGCGCAGCCGCGCCAGCAGCTCGTCGGTCTCGAAGGGCTTCACCATGTAGTCGTCCGCGCCCGCGTCCAGGCCCGCCACCCGGTCCGAGGTCTCGACCCGGGCGGTGAGCATCAGGATCGGCGTGCGGTCGTTCTCCGCCCGGAGCACGCTGCACACCGCGAGGCCGTCGATGCCGGGCATCATCACGTCCAGCACGATGGCGTCGGGGTGCTCCTTGTGGATGGCGGCGAGGGCCTGGATGCCGTCGGCGACCGCGGTCACCTGGTAGCCCTCCAGGGTCAGCAGGCGCACCAGGGAATCGCGGATGGCCCGATCGTCCTCGGCCAGCAGTACTGTCGACGTCACGGTTGCTGATTCTCTCCGTAGTGCATGAGAGCGCGGTAAGAGCGCGCTTCCATTGTCACCGATGCCGGGAATTGCCCGAATCTCAGCCCGGATCTCAGCCCGGATCTCAGCCCGGATCTCAGCCCGGATCTCAGCCCGCGTAGACGGTGAGCACGGCGCCGTCGATCTGGACGCTGCGGGTGCCGTCCAGGTCTCCCCGGCGCAGCGCCGCCAGGCAGCGGCGGAACAGCAGCATCTCCTCGCCGTCGAGCACGGCCGCCGCCAGGTGCAGCACCTCGGCCATCCCGGCGTCGGCGAGGTCGGCCGGGAGCTCCCCGGAGAGCAGCACCACGGACTCCCCGCTGCTGCCCCGGGCGACGGCGGTGGTGGGACCTCCGAGTACGACCAGCACATCTCCCCCTGGTCCCCGGGCGGTCGCACCCCCCGGCCGTTCGGACTGGCAGGAGGACGACGCTAGCCGTACCGGGGCGCGGCAGCGGGGGCGTGCGGCGATATTCGCTCCATCCGGTCATTTCGGGGTGGAACGGGAACCGGAACGGACAGGGATCGCGTCCTACTCGGCCGTTTCCGGAGCCTCGGTGTCGCGTCGGCTCCCGGTGGACGGGGCGGGGCGGGCGGCACGGCCCAGCAGCGACTCGACCAGCGCGGCGACATGGCGGCGGTCGTCCATGGACAGCCGGTGCAGGCTCGCGATGAGCACGTCCACCTCCGGGTCGGCCGAGGGCGCGCCGCCCTCGGCGGCCGGGTCGGCCGCGTACAGGTGGATGCCGCAGGACTCGGCGGCGGCCCGGCGGACGGCGTCCAGCGACAGTTCGAGGCCCCTGGCCAGGCCCTCCAGCGTGGTCGGCTGCGGCATCCGGACCAGGCGTTCGCTGGTGGCCAGGTGGTGCACGGTGGAGCGCGGGACACCGCCGCGCCGGGCCACCTCGCCGTAGGACCAGCCCTCCCGGTCCAACCGCTCTCTCATCAGCCGCTGCAGTGCGTGGGACACCTGACTGACGCCTCCTGTCACCGCCCTCGCGGCGGGCTACGGGGTGTCGATTCTACGGCGATCACGCTCCCCGGGACCGCCCGCGACGGCCTCACCTGCTGATTCGTCTCTGTTGCGAGGCTGTTACAGAACGTCGTCGGCAAACCGCTTGCGGACGGCGAATCGGCGCGACTAGTGTCCAATCTCGTTGGACAGTCCGTCCGACCGGATTGGACGGCATTCGGGGGGATCCCTGGTGCGGCCCGAACCATCAGCCATCACGCCAACAGCCATCACGCCAACAGGCATCACGCCATCAGGCATCACGCCAACAGGCATCACGAAAGGCACACCATGAGCATGGACATGCACGAGCTGGACGCCGAGACCGCCGAGCTGCTGCCCGCCCGCGAGGCCCTGGGCAAGCTCAAGTTCAACTTCACCAAGACCGTCAACGTGACCAAGCACGTCGCCAACGTCTCGGCGCACAACACCTCGACCGCCAACAACATCGCCTCGCTGGGCGGCACCGCGCAGTCCGAGGCGGACCAGGCGATCAGCATCGTCCAGTAGCAGCCGCGCACTCCCCGGGCCGGGGGGCGGGCCGCGCCTGGGGAGGAGGCGGCCCGTCCCCCGGGACGACCGGGAGCGCCGGGGGTCCGTGACCGCGTCGACCGGGGGAAGGGCAGGGCAGCACGATGACCGTGAGCGTGGAGCCGGGGGCGCTGGTCCCCGGCCCGGGGGGCTTCGCCACCTCCTTCGAGCCCTGCCCGGTCCTCCCGGTGCCCCGGCTCAGCGCCGGGCTGCGGCTGCACGGCGAGTACCAGGGGTCCGGCTTCACCGAGCCCAAGTACATCGCGCGGCGCGGCGACGGCCAGGTGGTGCAGCTCTCCCGGCTGCTGCACCTGGTCGCCGACTCGATCGACGGCTCCAGCGACACCGCCGCCATCTCCCGCCGGGTCAGCGGCCGGTACGGGCGCGAGGTGAGCGAGCAGAACATCGCCTACCTGGTCGAGCGGAAGCTCACGCCGCTCGGCGTCACCCTCCCGTACGACCAGGTCGGGGACGAGGCGGTCGAGGCCCCGCGCTCCGACCTGCTGCTCGCGCTCAAGGGCCACCGGGTGCTGTTCGACGCGCGGCGGGTGGACCGCATCGCCCGGGCCCTGTCCTGGCTGCACCGCCCGCTGGTGGTGGTGCTGGTACTGGTCGCGATGACCGGGCTGGACGTCTGGCTGTTCGGCTACCACGGGGCGATCACCCCGGTACTGGAGGTCCTCGACCAGCCGGTGCTGCTGCTGGCCGTGTTCGCGCTGACGGTGGCCTCGCTGGTGTTCCACGAGTTCGGCCACGCCTCGGCCTGCCGCTACGGCGGGGCCAGACCGGGCTGCATCGGCTGCGGCCTCTTCCTGATCTGGCCGTCCATGTACACCGACGTCACCGACGTCTACCGGATCGGCCGCGCCGGGCGGATCCGGACCGACCTGGGCGGGGTCTACTTCAACATCGTCTTCATGCTGGGCCTGGCCGGCTGCTACGCCCTGACCGGCCAGCAGTTCCTCCTCAGCGCGGTCTACCTCGGCCACTTCGAGGTACTGGAGCAGCTGATGCCCGCCGTCCGGCTGGACGGCTACTACATCCTCGGCGACCTGGCCGGGGTGCCCGACCTGTTCGGCAAGATCAGACCGATCCTGCTCAGCGCGATCCCCGGCCGCCCGGTCCAGCCCGGGGCGGCCGACCTCAAGCGCTCCGCCCGGATCATCGTCACGGTCTGGGTGCTGACCATGGTGCCGCTGCTCCTCGGCGACCTCGGCTACGCGCTGTGGAACCTGCCGCGGCTGCTGGCCACCGGCGTCCGCTCGCTCAGCTCCCAACTGAACGGAACCGCCTCGGCGTTCGCCGACGGACACCTCGCCGGGGGCCTGGTCGGGGTGCTCGGCAGCCTGATGCTGGTCTGCCCGCTCGCCGGGATGGCCTACCTGTCGGTCCGGCTCGGCGGACGGCTGCTGCGCACCGCCCTGCGCGGCACCAGCGGCAGGCCGCGGCTGCGGGCCGTCTGCTGCGGGCTGGTGCTGGCCGCGACCACCGCCCTGGCCTGGGCCTGGGTCGGCGGGATCACCCCCAGGCCGCTGCCCGCCCAGCCGCCGATGGTCCCGGTGCTGCAACCC includes these proteins:
- a CDS encoding ATP-binding protein → MSPFPFQLLSPLGLSRALRQGPSGGLRIRFSVAFAGVAALVAVLVGGLGYDSAASMIRRDRTNDFVDSLNSLKSSVQGSSLTPDTFLPSKGSSNDLRDSLIQSGDIGIQVLNSAGAVVESADAGNTDVVLPVSREDVSYARMRGAGRTHNVLEVTKGSHYRVVTVSLGGGRGAVQLSQLLSDTDQLLQALLHRIAELAGLVVLLAGASGWWLAGRITRRLVTLTGAAEHVASTGQLDVDVPRRGADEIGRLGRAFDDMLGRLARSKDDQRRLVQDAGHELRTPLTSLRTNIAALPRLDQLPPESRDGLLEDLATETRELTVLVNELVELAADRREAEEPTEVDLKALAERVADLARRRTGREILVVARPFLVTGRPQALQRALSNLVENAAKFATGDSQILLTVDAGRVAVLDRGPGIDEADLDRVFNRFYRATKARSLPGSGLGLSIVREVAESHGGRAFAHNRPGGGAEIGFTLRTDAVEPSPGSVPPSKATTRAERKVLATRRPANRTKG
- a CDS encoding helix-turn-helix transcriptional regulator; the encoded protein is MSHALQRLMRERLDREGWSYGEVARRGGVPRSTVHHLATSERLVRMPQPTTLEGLARGLELSLDAVRRAAAESCGIHLYAADPAAEGGAPSADPEVDVLIASLHRLSMDDRRHVAALVESLLGRAARPAPSTGSRRDTEAPETAE
- a CDS encoding response regulator transcription factor; amino-acid sequence: MTSTVLLAEDDRAIRDSLVRLLTLEGYQVTAVADGIQALAAIHKEHPDAIVLDVMMPGIDGLAVCSVLRAENDRTPILMLTARVETSDRVAGLDAGADDYMVKPFETDELLARLRALLRRALPLPVPADPPSTQSVHPADGLIEVGDLRIDPTARRVWRQDIEIALSRTEYDLLELLARNAGIVLDHSTVYDRIWGYDFGPGSKNLAVYIGYLRRKLELPDAPPLIHTVRGVGYSLREP